Proteins encoded by one window of Halosolutus amylolyticus:
- a CDS encoding precorrin-8X methylmutase yields the protein MTDGGQGFDSEYADLGATTQNAMDIAETSMDIVRQFVPDETLADRIRQKSVHSMGDIEFQHLLRFTGADDRGDDDDAPVRAGARAVLDEAAVITDITMVKAGVTGRGHTCDVSKAIGHGTELAAETGMTRTAAAMLELDREDAFEGAIVTIGNAPTAALALADCIEQGTRPAVVVANPVGFVKAEESRERIREVSEACGVPAITHVGRRGGSGLAAALTNELIHVAKDHRAGELEADLVFDVDGHALEGGGAEE from the coding sequence ATGACTGACGGCGGCCAGGGGTTCGACAGCGAGTACGCCGACCTCGGCGCGACGACGCAGAACGCGATGGACATCGCCGAGACGAGCATGGACATCGTTAGGCAGTTCGTCCCCGACGAGACGCTCGCGGATCGGATCCGCCAGAAGTCGGTCCACTCGATGGGCGACATCGAGTTCCAGCACCTGCTCCGTTTTACGGGCGCGGACGACCGCGGCGACGACGATGACGCCCCCGTCCGTGCCGGCGCGCGGGCCGTCCTCGACGAGGCGGCTGTCATCACCGACATCACGATGGTGAAAGCCGGCGTCACGGGACGAGGCCATACCTGCGACGTGTCGAAGGCGATCGGCCACGGAACGGAACTCGCCGCGGAGACCGGAATGACCCGGACCGCCGCGGCGATGCTCGAACTCGATCGCGAGGACGCCTTCGAGGGAGCGATCGTGACGATCGGGAACGCGCCGACGGCGGCGCTGGCGCTGGCGGACTGCATCGAACAGGGCACGAGACCGGCGGTCGTCGTCGCGAACCCGGTCGGCTTCGTCAAGGCCGAGGAGAGCCGCGAGCGGATTCGCGAGGTCAGCGAGGCCTGCGGCGTACCGGCGATCACGCACGTCGGCCGCCGCGGCGGGAGCGGTCTCGCCGCCGCGTTGACGAACGAACTGATCCACGTCGCGAAAGATCACCGTGCCGGCGAACTCGAGGCCGACCTCGTGTTCGACGTCGATGGCCACGCGCTCGAGGGCGGCGGGGCAGAGGAATGA
- a CDS encoding MaoC family dehydratase, producing the protein MSSQSPQSTDVDSTAINEHWANISRHVVNSYVEANNAVLAAMGISPATSGAEDDEPDAPVTEESVSVPSVACSDETWTTDRSVSAVSDLEVGDFVQFSKPIAETDVSAFAGVSGDTNRLHLDEDYADATQFQGRIVHGTLVAGTISAALARFPGNTIYLSQDLEFRAPVAVGDTVTADCRIVEALGNDQYRLETTVSTDEGETVIDGEAVVVITESPDAE; encoded by the coding sequence ATGAGTAGTCAATCACCGCAATCCACCGACGTCGATTCGACGGCGATCAACGAGCACTGGGCGAACATCTCACGGCACGTCGTAAACAGCTACGTCGAGGCCAACAACGCCGTCCTGGCGGCAATGGGGATCTCTCCAGCGACGTCCGGGGCCGAAGACGACGAACCGGACGCGCCCGTCACGGAGGAGTCCGTATCGGTCCCGTCGGTCGCCTGCAGCGACGAGACCTGGACGACGGACCGATCGGTCTCTGCGGTGTCGGACCTCGAAGTTGGCGATTTCGTCCAGTTCAGCAAACCGATCGCCGAGACCGACGTCTCCGCGTTCGCAGGAGTGAGCGGCGACACGAACCGCCTCCACCTGGACGAGGACTACGCCGACGCGACCCAGTTCCAGGGTCGAATCGTCCACGGCACGCTGGTCGCCGGCACGATCAGCGCCGCGCTGGCCCGGTTCCCCGGCAATACGATCTACCTCTCCCAGGACCTCGAGTTCCGCGCGCCAGTCGCCGTCGGCGACACAGTCACCGCCGACTGTCGGATCGTCGAGGCACTCGGCAACGACCAGTACCGCCTCGAGACGACCGTCTCGACCGACGAGGGCGAGACGGTGATCGACGGGGAAGCCGTCGTCGTCATCACCGAGTCGCCCGACGCTGAATGA
- a CDS encoding alpha/beta fold hydrolase, whose translation MAELPRDDARLWYETAGDGHSIVFVHGGWMNGDAWASQVSHFADDYRVVTLDVRGHGRTGATATDRYSIELFTDDLEALLDHLAIDEPILCGISLGSMVVQEFLDRHPDRAAGAIMAGAVQSMPPVDLPSGLKAGLSPMPMLSTSLAMTGPKTTFRSMLGSIRSTTGKPWLAHSPEVREAAIDCVDDVSRSEFRKVFDALYRYEPPALPHVETPTLVVHGEHEAPLVKRQGREIATAIDDGTWLTIDEAAHLVNQDRPRAFNAASATFFEGLALA comes from the coding sequence ATGGCAGAACTCCCGCGCGACGACGCACGCCTCTGGTACGAGACTGCAGGTGACGGTCACTCGATCGTGTTCGTCCACGGCGGCTGGATGAACGGCGACGCGTGGGCGAGCCAGGTCAGTCACTTCGCAGACGACTATCGGGTCGTCACGCTGGACGTCCGCGGCCACGGACGAACTGGCGCGACCGCGACGGACCGGTACTCGATCGAACTCTTCACCGACGACCTCGAGGCGTTGCTCGACCACCTCGCGATCGACGAGCCGATTCTCTGTGGCATCTCGCTGGGGTCGATGGTCGTCCAGGAGTTCCTCGATCGACACCCCGATCGGGCGGCGGGTGCGATCATGGCCGGAGCGGTGCAGTCGATGCCGCCGGTCGATCTGCCGTCGGGACTCAAGGCGGGGCTGTCACCGATGCCGATGCTCTCGACCTCGCTGGCGATGACCGGCCCGAAGACGACGTTTCGCTCCATGCTCGGGTCGATTCGATCGACGACCGGGAAGCCGTGGCTGGCCCACTCCCCCGAGGTCCGCGAGGCGGCGATCGACTGCGTCGACGACGTCTCCCGATCGGAGTTCCGGAAGGTGTTCGATGCGCTCTACCGGTACGAACCACCAGCGCTACCGCACGTCGAGACGCCGACGCTCGTCGTCCACGGGGAGCACGAGGCACCGCTGGTGAAACGACAGGGACGCGAGATCGCGACGGCCATCGACGACGGCACCTGGCTGACGATCGACGAGGCGGCACACCTCGTCAACCAGGACCGGCCACGGGCGTTCAACGCCGCGAGTGCGACGTTCTTCGAGGGTCTCGCCCTGGCGTAG
- a CDS encoding uracil-xanthine permease family protein: MTEDAAGTDAAGDDIEYGIDDRPPVGESMVLGVQHYLTMVGANIAVPLILARAMEMPPGVTARFVGTFFVVSGIATLAQTTFGNRYPIVQGAPFSMLAPALAIVGVVTAGGVSGQPGWEAALVQLQGAIIVAALVEVAMGYFGLVGKLRRFLSPVVIAPTIALIGLALFNAPQITTPNQSWPLLALTLGLILLFSQYLDVKHKAFRLYPVVLALVIAWLAAAAVSAMGVIGGTHPGHVDFGQVADTRPLLPIYPLQWGMPQVTTAFVVGMFAGVLASIVESIGDYYAVANLSGSGAPSEKRINHGIGMEGLMNVFSGVMGTAGSTSYSENIGAIGLTGVASRYVVQFGAVIMLFVGFIGYFGQLIATIPDPIVGGLFIAMFGQIVAVGISNLRHVDLDSSRNTFIIGFALFVGLAIPAYMGNFESTLAFRDAVGLEGAIAPLVEAVAGTALAGWIEAAGQAVVDTIFIIGSTGMAVGGLAALVLDNTIPGTREERGLAEWDRITEDDAEFESFWDRWVGADEVGTDAEVDAARDR, from the coding sequence ATGACAGAGGACGCAGCCGGCACGGACGCGGCCGGTGACGACATCGAGTACGGGATCGACGACAGGCCACCGGTGGGGGAATCGATGGTCCTCGGAGTCCAGCACTACCTGACGATGGTCGGTGCCAACATCGCGGTACCGCTGATACTGGCCAGGGCGATGGAGATGCCGCCGGGAGTGACCGCCCGGTTCGTCGGGACGTTCTTCGTCGTCTCCGGGATCGCCACGCTCGCCCAGACGACGTTCGGGAACCGGTACCCGATCGTCCAGGGCGCGCCGTTCTCGATGCTCGCGCCGGCGCTGGCCATCGTCGGCGTCGTCACCGCCGGCGGCGTTTCTGGCCAACCAGGCTGGGAGGCCGCACTGGTACAGCTACAGGGGGCGATTATCGTCGCTGCACTCGTCGAGGTCGCGATGGGGTACTTCGGACTGGTCGGAAAGCTCCGTCGGTTCCTCTCGCCGGTCGTCATCGCGCCGACGATCGCGCTGATCGGGCTGGCGCTGTTCAACGCGCCCCAGATCACGACGCCGAACCAGAGCTGGCCCCTGCTGGCCCTCACGCTCGGCCTGATCCTCCTGTTCTCGCAGTACCTCGACGTCAAGCACAAGGCGTTCCGCCTCTATCCGGTCGTGCTTGCGCTCGTCATCGCCTGGCTCGCCGCCGCAGCGGTCTCCGCCATGGGCGTGATCGGCGGAACGCATCCGGGCCACGTCGACTTCGGACAGGTCGCGGACACCCGGCCGCTGCTCCCGATCTACCCGCTCCAGTGGGGGATGCCCCAGGTGACGACCGCCTTCGTCGTCGGGATGTTCGCCGGCGTGCTGGCCTCGATCGTCGAGAGCATCGGTGACTACTACGCCGTGGCGAACCTCTCGGGATCGGGCGCGCCCAGCGAGAAGCGGATCAACCACGGCATCGGAATGGAGGGGCTGATGAACGTCTTCTCGGGCGTGATGGGGACCGCCGGCTCGACTTCCTACTCCGAGAACATCGGCGCGATCGGGCTGACCGGCGTCGCCTCGCGCTACGTCGTCCAGTTCGGTGCCGTCATCATGCTGTTCGTCGGCTTCATCGGCTACTTCGGCCAGTTGATCGCGACGATCCCGGACCCGATCGTCGGCGGCCTCTTCATCGCCATGTTCGGCCAGATCGTCGCCGTCGGGATCTCGAACCTGCGTCACGTCGACCTCGACTCCTCCCGGAACACCTTCATCATCGGCTTCGCCCTCTTCGTCGGACTGGCGATCCCGGCGTACATGGGCAACTTCGAGAGCACGCTCGCGTTCCGCGACGCCGTCGGTCTCGAGGGGGCGATCGCGCCGCTCGTCGAGGCGGTCGCCGGAACCGCGCTCGCCGGCTGGATCGAGGCCGCGGGCCAGGCTGTCGTCGACACGATCTTCATCATCGGCTCGACCGGGATGGCCGTCGGCGGTCTCGCGGCGCTCGTCCTCGACAACACGATCCCGGGGACCCGCGAAGAACGCGGCCTCGCCGAGTGGGACCGCATCACCGAGGACGACGCCGAGTTCGAATCGTTCTGGGACCGCTGGGTCGGCGCCGACGAGGTCGGCACCGACGCCGAAGTCGACGCGGCACGCGACCGCTGA
- a CDS encoding VWA domain-containing protein, translating to MVANAGGKKLSSLPFPAIVGQAELKRVLLAVAINADLDGALIVGEKGTAKSTAVRALVDLLPEQRVVADCPYGCSPDEPNLQCDECRERDADEMAVETRPVPLVTLPLGATRDRVVGTLSVADALAGEAEFDPGLLARAHRGILYLDEVNLLDDHLVDVLLDAAASGTNTVERDGISVSHPASFTLIGTMNPEEGDLRPQLRDRFALQAAVEGCREIDDRVEIIDRALEAESDPDPATAYADEVETLREDLAAARERLANVDLPAEFKAEIAELCLEAGVDGHRGDVATARTATTLAALEGRETVIESDVHEAATYTLPHRLRSTPFEDEPDLNDLLEDRFDEESPDGGDSEGDEDDGDADDDESEPEPEDGDEGGGREGSDDGVDGDDAGDGGGGDESDGDGPEQRPEREEQPASANQSPTEAGDGGSDDSIDQDSESDESPDDGDDETAQPLVPGQQRAGIGEAAAPDLETPTVDGTGGATATGSRASTAPSTDNRGARVRTEPASGEGSIDAAASIRSAATRGETRVGNADLRQSVRTGDTSVTIVFAVDASASMRPAMRTAKGVVLDLLRDSYEHRDRVAFVAFAGDGADVLLPPTDSVTLAARHLKDLPAGDRTPLPAGLETSRRVLERADTDATVVVLVTDGRANVADGSPTEATRRAARALATDDAHVIVVDAGDDSRAGLSELVASETGGELVSLSALSPETIRAAADRAASDREPRSTR from the coding sequence ATGGTTGCAAACGCCGGGGGCAAAAAGCTATCGTCACTCCCCTTTCCGGCGATCGTCGGACAGGCGGAGCTGAAGCGGGTGTTGCTGGCCGTCGCGATCAACGCCGACCTCGACGGAGCCCTGATCGTCGGCGAGAAAGGAACCGCGAAGTCGACGGCCGTGCGGGCGCTGGTCGATCTCCTGCCCGAACAGCGGGTCGTCGCCGACTGTCCGTACGGCTGTTCGCCGGACGAGCCGAACCTGCAGTGTGACGAGTGCCGCGAACGCGACGCCGACGAGATGGCCGTCGAGACGCGGCCCGTCCCGCTCGTAACGCTCCCGCTGGGGGCGACCCGCGATCGGGTCGTCGGCACCCTCTCCGTCGCGGACGCACTCGCAGGGGAGGCGGAGTTCGATCCCGGCCTGCTCGCCCGCGCCCACCGCGGGATCCTGTACCTCGACGAGGTCAACCTGCTGGACGACCACCTCGTCGACGTGCTCTTAGACGCCGCCGCGTCCGGCACCAATACCGTCGAACGCGACGGCATCAGCGTCTCCCACCCCGCGTCGTTCACCCTGATCGGCACCATGAACCCGGAGGAGGGCGACCTCCGGCCCCAGCTTCGCGATCGGTTCGCCCTGCAGGCAGCCGTCGAGGGCTGTCGCGAGATCGACGATCGTGTCGAGATCATCGATCGGGCGCTCGAGGCAGAGAGCGACCCCGACCCCGCAACAGCGTACGCCGACGAGGTCGAAACCCTTCGAGAGGACCTCGCCGCAGCCCGCGAGCGCCTCGCGAACGTCGATCTCCCCGCCGAGTTCAAGGCCGAGATCGCCGAACTCTGCCTCGAGGCCGGCGTCGACGGCCACCGCGGCGACGTCGCGACGGCCCGGACCGCCACGACGCTGGCCGCACTCGAGGGGCGTGAGACGGTCATCGAGTCGGACGTCCACGAGGCCGCGACGTACACGCTCCCCCATCGGCTCCGGAGCACGCCGTTCGAGGACGAACCGGATCTCAACGACCTGCTCGAGGATCGGTTCGACGAGGAGTCGCCAGACGGCGGCGACAGTGAGGGTGATGAGGACGACGGTGACGCGGACGACGACGAGAGCGAGCCAGAACCGGAGGACGGAGACGAGGGCGGCGGTCGCGAGGGATCGGACGACGGTGTCGACGGCGACGACGCGGGCGACGGCGGTGGTGGCGACGAGAGTGACGGCGACGGTCCCGAGCAGCGACCGGAGCGCGAAGAGCAACCGGCCTCCGCGAACCAGTCTCCAACCGAGGCCGGCGACGGGGGGTCGGACGACTCGATCGATCAGGACTCCGAGTCGGACGAGTCACCCGACGACGGGGACGACGAAACTGCCCAGCCGCTCGTCCCCGGCCAGCAACGGGCCGGAATCGGAGAGGCGGCGGCACCGGACCTCGAGACGCCGACCGTCGACGGCACCGGGGGCGCGACCGCGACGGGATCCCGGGCGAGTACGGCGCCGAGCACGGACAACCGTGGTGCGCGCGTCCGCACCGAACCCGCTTCGGGCGAGGGATCGATCGACGCCGCCGCGTCGATCCGGTCGGCCGCGACCCGGGGCGAGACACGAGTCGGGAACGCAGATCTTCGCCAGTCGGTTCGAACCGGCGACACCTCGGTGACGATCGTCTTCGCCGTCGACGCGAGCGCCTCGATGCGGCCGGCGATGCGGACCGCCAAGGGCGTCGTCCTCGACCTGCTCCGGGACAGCTACGAACACCGCGATCGGGTCGCGTTCGTCGCTTTCGCCGGTGACGGGGCCGACGTCCTGTTGCCGCCGACCGACAGCGTCACGCTCGCCGCCCGCCACCTCAAGGACCTGCCCGCCGGCGATCGGACGCCCCTTCCCGCGGGACTCGAGACCTCGCGGCGGGTCCTCGAGCGCGCCGACACCGACGCCACGGTCGTCGTCCTCGTCACTGACGGCCGGGCGAACGTCGCCGACGGGAGTCCGACCGAGGCGACCCGCCGGGCGGCACGCGCCCTCGCGACGGACGACGCGCACGTGATCGTCGTCGACGCGGGCGACGACTCGCGGGCCGGGCTCTCCGAACTCGTCGCGAGCGAGACGGGCGGGGAACTCGTCTCGCTGTCGGCGCTGTCGCCGGAGACGATTCGGGCCGCGGCCGATCGAGCGGCGTCGGATCGTGAGCCGCGTTCGACCCGGTAA
- a CDS encoding cobalt-precorrin-7 (C(5))-methyltransferase, whose product MSDDYDLDSGPDPATFAAVDPEPAIDADADDPVFVVGVGPGNPAFLTPRGERAIREADVVVGFTTVVEFVEDETDADLLTCGYKDEADALQEFGDRVAAGESGTAVAMGDPNHSGYQFVGKVQDAVERENPEIPVRVVPGISSLQVAASRARTPMEDTEFVTLHKSGDLEADMDRLAGAVDDRHLLVLPRPYDRMPGDVAAFLLDHGADPGLEALVLEKLTHDDEEIHRFTLAELAAHAGGDGPEETPFSDLVVLAVRQPVAP is encoded by the coding sequence ATGAGCGACGACTACGACCTCGACAGCGGGCCGGATCCGGCGACGTTCGCGGCCGTCGATCCGGAACCCGCGATCGACGCCGATGCCGACGATCCCGTCTTCGTCGTCGGCGTCGGTCCTGGGAATCCGGCGTTTCTCACCCCTCGCGGCGAGCGGGCGATCCGCGAGGCGGACGTCGTCGTCGGCTTCACCACCGTCGTCGAGTTCGTCGAAGACGAGACGGACGCCGATCTGCTCACCTGCGGGTACAAAGACGAGGCCGACGCACTCCAGGAGTTCGGCGACCGTGTCGCCGCTGGCGAGTCGGGGACCGCGGTCGCGATGGGCGATCCCAACCACTCGGGCTACCAGTTCGTCGGGAAGGTCCAGGACGCAGTCGAACGTGAGAATCCCGAGATTCCCGTTCGCGTCGTCCCCGGCATCTCCTCGCTCCAGGTGGCTGCCAGTCGCGCCCGGACGCCGATGGAGGACACCGAGTTCGTCACGCTCCACAAGAGCGGCGATCTGGAGGCCGACATGGACAGGCTCGCGGGGGCGGTCGACGATCGCCACCTGCTCGTCCTCCCGCGGCCGTACGATCGGATGCCGGGCGACGTTGCGGCGTTCCTGCTCGACCACGGCGCGGACCCCGGTCTCGAGGCGCTGGTGCTCGAGAAGCTGACCCACGACGACGAGGAGATCCACCGGTTCACGCTGGCTGAACTGGCCGCACACGCCGGCGGAGACGGGCCGGAGGAGACGCCGTTTTCCGATCTGGTCGTGCTCGCGGTTCGACAGCCGGTCGCACCGTAG
- the cobN gene encoding cobaltochelatase subunit CobN has protein sequence MTRIGIYTATANELGSIGRAAERLEDVDLVVRSESDLDDEAAIEEFVDELTDATAVICWLHGAEDSMPGYDYATGALVDAGVPLIVKSTGDAFAVEDTTVSAAHRDRVYDYLERGGTINVANLCRFLVAEYAGRNLAYDDPTDLPTEGVYHPDHPGIEYEDLLATHDPGKPTVAIWFYESHWTHENTRYVDAQVRALEEQGANALPIFCNPATDTDEQEDAEWVTDNWLVDDAGEPIVDAVLSSFMFSLSMDERGRSASGEGDSAEDVFLDRLGVPVLQTVTTMRSRSRYEASDTGVMGFELALSVALPEFDGNVITHPISGKERTDDEAGIGSAPKHHFSIEDRIDHATRLAVNWATLRHTPNEDKRVAVVLHNYPPSDDGIGTAFGLDSPESTVNLLAELEARNYDLGGAMPDSGQSLVETLTSQLTLDDRWVAPEDVRDRSVDVVSPDTYAAWFDEADDRFKENVIEEWGEVPDRPFAIPGVEFGNVLVTVQPPRGFGMDPSKVYHDSDLQPPHDYYAFYGWLRNEFEADAVVHLGTHGSLEWLPGKTVGLNGASAPDQLVDDLPNVYPYIVNNPGEGTQAKRRSYAAIVDYLTPVMRSAGTYDELADLEDLANQYREAGMEDARADDGKHLETLIREAVEDLDLAVELGIAGTIDEKADVRGPDEAGSTLAEGAVDGDEVGIDDLVERIHDYLTDVKTTQIRLGLHTMSEPPAGDRLVEYLVALTRLENPGAPSLRESVAGALGVDYERMLDAPGEYDAALGMTYAEAADVVHETSMDLVETLAEHGFDVPESEREAGPDDEVNMNLLVVDLETIGDARARSGAHDDLREVLAYICEEAQPRVQGAEEEIPRTADALSGEYVPPGGSGAPTRGGVDLLPTARNFYTLDPRKVPAKAAWQVGSEVAEGVLDRHLSEHDEYPEEIGVVAWGTPTVRTRGETIAQVLATMGVEPQWTDAGRIDDVEPIPIEELGRPRVDVTTRVSGLFRDAFPAAAGVIHDAVDTVVDLDEPHDVNYVKKHVEEVTEELQDEAGLDEFDARDAAKHRVFTTKPGGYGAGTNKAVDEGNWDDRSDLASVYVQWGGYAMGSRGRVSEAHDAFERRLSSVDATVKIEDTMEQDEFDSSDWYAFHGGFISAVSEISGAEPASYVGDSSDPDNVDVYTNEEKVRKAMRSRVLNPDWLESMEEHGYKGAGDLSTTVDVTLGWDATTGVVSDTLWEEVAEKFAFDEDRQDWMREVNPWALESITDTLLEAIERDLWGADDETVDRLRDLNLEVEGDLEARTTNEAVGAEVTTDD, from the coding sequence ATGACACGGATCGGGATCTACACCGCGACGGCAAACGAACTCGGCTCGATCGGGCGGGCGGCCGAGCGTCTCGAGGACGTCGACCTGGTCGTTCGCTCGGAGAGCGACCTCGACGACGAGGCCGCGATCGAGGAGTTCGTGGACGAATTGACCGACGCCACGGCAGTGATTTGCTGGCTGCACGGGGCCGAAGACAGCATGCCCGGCTACGACTACGCGACGGGCGCGCTCGTCGACGCGGGCGTCCCGCTGATCGTCAAGTCGACGGGCGACGCCTTCGCCGTCGAGGACACGACGGTTTCCGCGGCCCACCGCGATCGAGTCTACGACTACCTCGAGAGAGGCGGGACGATCAACGTCGCGAACCTGTGTCGGTTCCTCGTGGCCGAGTACGCGGGGCGGAACCTCGCATACGACGATCCCACGGACCTGCCGACGGAGGGGGTCTACCACCCCGATCATCCGGGGATCGAGTACGAGGATCTGCTCGCGACCCACGACCCCGGGAAGCCGACCGTGGCGATCTGGTTCTACGAGTCCCACTGGACCCACGAGAACACCCGCTACGTCGATGCCCAGGTCCGGGCGCTGGAGGAACAGGGCGCGAACGCACTGCCGATCTTCTGTAATCCCGCAACCGATACCGACGAACAGGAAGACGCCGAGTGGGTCACCGACAACTGGCTCGTAGACGACGCGGGCGAGCCGATCGTCGACGCCGTCCTCTCCTCGTTCATGTTCTCGCTCTCGATGGACGAGCGCGGCCGGAGCGCAAGCGGGGAGGGCGACTCCGCGGAGGACGTCTTCCTCGATCGACTCGGCGTGCCGGTCCTCCAGACGGTGACGACGATGCGATCGCGATCGCGCTACGAAGCCAGCGACACGGGCGTGATGGGGTTCGAACTCGCCCTCTCGGTCGCCCTGCCGGAGTTCGACGGCAACGTGATCACCCACCCGATCTCGGGGAAAGAACGCACCGACGACGAGGCCGGCATCGGCAGCGCGCCGAAACACCACTTCTCGATCGAGGATCGGATCGACCACGCGACCCGTCTCGCGGTCAACTGGGCGACACTGCGCCACACGCCCAACGAGGACAAGCGGGTCGCCGTCGTCCTGCACAACTACCCGCCGAGCGACGACGGGATCGGGACCGCGTTCGGCCTCGACAGTCCGGAATCGACCGTAAATCTGCTCGCGGAACTCGAGGCCCGAAACTACGATCTCGGCGGTGCGATGCCGGACAGCGGCCAGTCCCTCGTCGAAACGCTCACCTCGCAACTGACCCTCGACGATCGCTGGGTCGCCCCCGAGGACGTCCGCGACCGATCGGTCGACGTCGTCTCGCCCGACACCTACGCGGCGTGGTTCGACGAAGCCGACGATCGATTCAAAGAGAACGTGATCGAGGAGTGGGGCGAGGTTCCGGATCGGCCCTTCGCGATCCCAGGCGTCGAGTTCGGCAACGTCCTCGTCACCGTCCAGCCCCCGCGCGGGTTCGGGATGGATCCCTCGAAAGTCTATCACGACTCCGATCTCCAGCCGCCACACGACTACTACGCCTTCTACGGCTGGCTCCGAAACGAGTTCGAAGCCGACGCCGTCGTCCACCTGGGGACCCACGGGAGCCTCGAGTGGCTCCCCGGCAAGACCGTCGGGCTGAACGGCGCGAGCGCGCCCGACCAGCTGGTCGACGACCTCCCGAACGTCTACCCCTACATCGTCAACAACCCCGGCGAGGGAACCCAGGCCAAGCGCCGATCGTACGCCGCGATCGTGGACTACCTCACGCCCGTCATGCGATCGGCGGGCACGTACGACGAACTCGCGGACCTCGAGGACCTCGCGAACCAGTACCGGGAGGCCGGGATGGAGGACGCCCGCGCCGACGACGGTAAGCACCTCGAGACCCTGATTCGGGAGGCCGTCGAGGATCTCGACCTTGCGGTCGAACTCGGGATCGCGGGCACGATCGACGAGAAAGCCGACGTCCGTGGGCCGGACGAAGCCGGCTCCACGCTGGCCGAAGGTGCAGTCGATGGGGACGAGGTCGGGATTGACGACCTCGTCGAGCGGATCCACGACTACCTCACCGACGTCAAGACGACCCAGATCCGGCTGGGACTGCATACGATGTCCGAGCCGCCTGCCGGCGATCGGCTCGTCGAGTACCTCGTCGCGCTCACCCGACTCGAGAACCCCGGCGCGCCGAGCCTGCGCGAGAGCGTGGCCGGCGCACTCGGCGTCGACTACGAGCGGATGCTCGACGCGCCAGGTGAGTACGACGCGGCCCTGGGAATGACTTACGCCGAGGCCGCGGACGTGGTCCACGAGACCAGTATGGACCTCGTGGAGACGCTGGCCGAACACGGCTTCGACGTCCCCGAATCAGAACGTGAAGCGGGACCCGACGACGAGGTGAACATGAACCTGCTCGTCGTCGACCTCGAGACGATCGGCGACGCCAGGGCCAGGTCGGGCGCTCACGACGATCTTCGGGAGGTCCTCGCGTACATCTGTGAGGAGGCCCAGCCCCGCGTCCAGGGAGCCGAAGAGGAGATCCCCAGAACCGCGGACGCCCTCTCGGGCGAGTACGTGCCGCCGGGCGGGTCCGGTGCACCGACCCGTGGCGGCGTCGACCTCCTGCCGACCGCGCGGAACTTCTACACGCTCGACCCGCGCAAGGTACCGGCGAAGGCCGCCTGGCAGGTCGGCAGCGAGGTCGCGGAGGGGGTACTCGATCGCCACCTGTCCGAGCACGACGAGTACCCCGAAGAGATCGGCGTCGTCGCGTGGGGGACCCCGACCGTCCGCACCCGCGGCGAGACGATCGCCCAGGTGCTCGCGACGATGGGCGTCGAACCGCAGTGGACCGACGCCGGGCGGATCGACGACGTCGAACCGATCCCGATCGAGGAACTCGGCCGACCACGAGTCGACGTGACGACCCGCGTCTCCGGGCTCTTTCGGGACGCGTTCCCGGCCGCGGCGGGCGTCATCCACGACGCGGTCGACACCGTGGTCGACCTCGACGAACCCCACGACGTGAACTACGTCAAGAAGCACGTCGAGGAAGTAACGGAGGAACTGCAGGACGAGGCGGGACTCGACGAATTCGACGCCCGCGATGCCGCGAAACACCGCGTCTTCACGACGAAACCCGGCGGGTACGGCGCCGGGACTAACAAGGCCGTCGACGAGGGGAACTGGGACGATCGCTCCGACCTCGCGTCGGTCTACGTCCAGTGGGGCGGCTACGCGATGGGCTCCAGAGGGCGAGTTTCGGAGGCCCACGACGCCTTCGAGCGCCGCCTCTCGAGCGTCGACGCGACGGTCAAGATCGAGGACACGATGGAACAGGACGAGTTCGACTCCTCGGACTGGTACGCCTTCCACGGCGGGTTCATCTCCGCCGTCTCCGAAATCTCGGGCGCGGAACCCGCCTCCTACGTCGGCGACTCCTCGGACCCGGACAACGTCGACGTCTACACGAACGAGGAGAAGGTCCGCAAGGCGATGCGATCGCGCGTTCTCAACCCCGACTGGCTCGAGTCGATGGAAGAACACGGCTACAAGGGTGCCGGCGACCTGTCGACGACGGTCGACGTGACGCTCGGGTGGGACGCGACGACCGGCGTCGTGAGCGACACCCTCTGGGAGGAGGTCGCGGAGAAGTTCGCCTTCGACGAGGACCGCCAGGACTGGATGCGCGAGGTCAACCCGTGGGCGCTCGAGTCCATCACGGACACCCTGCTCGAGGCGATCGAGCGCGACCTGTGGGGGGCCGACGACGAGACCGTCGACCGGTTGCGGGACCTGAACCTCGAGGTCGAGGGCGATCTGGAGGCGCGGACGACCAACGAGGCTGTCGGCGCGGAGGTGACGACCGATGACTGA